The Episyrphus balteatus chromosome 4, idEpiBalt1.1, whole genome shotgun sequence genome includes a window with the following:
- the LOC129918901 gene encoding serine/threonine-protein kinase 10 isoform X2, whose translation MSFINNLKKVFHIGGGEAKKKRLYNNIKMDTDPADFWEMVGELGDGAFGKVYKAQHKETRRFAAAKMCTLEDEENLSDHMVEIDILSEIKHPNIVELYEAFSLDDKLWMLIEYCDGGALDSIMVELEKPLTEPQIAYVCKHMTEGLSFLHKNRVIHRDLKAGNVLLTMEGGVKLADFGVSAKNKHTLQKHDTFIGTPYWMAPELVLCETFRDNPYDLKVDIWSLGITLIELAQMEPPNSEMSPMRVLLKIQKSEPPRLDQPSRYSKDFNDFLSKSLVKDPLLRPSTDNLMAHPFINRNLDCKPIKDLLLEYKAEVVEEEVVDEEAEEPRNSAHPLDLDDDSSSQQSQEIDKLPGTPTSVSQTSRDSKESSPAIPTTPTASTATPPLPTTPTPQTVPAQITIPPAPAAAAATGKAENNAKSQVKTSLPPPPPTATVQDKIPPPPAIVQKQISPPPPPSQKSAQPPAARVDTKATAPVPPTPISEITPENERKKVDSADGEKKVIKKEKGKAPPPPPLMIISQQQQKKVSESPEIKDNTDTAAALLKDIIKPPPEFEEDISITPVINNNIIEEETSSNKEETITVEFKKSSNEEKQVIPISRSNSGDDQLKPPSPTSSSSISVTSTPSKIVSMGTTTTTSSNTSLITINSGSGEEDNKSILPNSLASNVSQITVVTSTHPPVIIDNPQQRVDTPTKSNSSSSSEVIIVSNELNKTHVNESSTDDDYPSLDSLEHSPRKQSSMIVINEDEAMGNAPKSAAVPTNARKLDESEVLIVSPSFVDEDSAYNTASVGGMDNHLLDTSHVSVVTVGEEIKVKDSSHIRTAESSSDLSSVGPSECSDDTRSSNEHILAKPANKMNGGQLVKTTSVSASREDVSIIVNHKKTLPEKRISPDSSVGSMESRTHSECGSVRSSGGTPIRGVIKIDRSDAESIATTTSHDSREQEEDVIIRRKPSPPKVVPTKEEIELRNLRKKTRKRTRKFEIDGVQVTTTTSRVIYGDDETGRLYDDHVFRKQELRELKLLQKQEKKQQNDLQMKEQMAKEQQDRRFEQERITLEKTYESDMDSLARQQKQLIEKTEQNQEAELRSSSKRIRSEQEQELKIFRENLKQEIRLLKQEIDLLPKEKRKDEFKKRRAAMELDHEEKERQFLDSLKERHELLLRRISEKHRDRLATIDRNFLQQKQNAMRTREALIWELEEKHLHERHQLSKRHVKDMCFMQRHQMIIRHEKELDQVKRMLQRKEEDLLKKQSVEKRALPKRIRAERKARDLMFRESLRISTNLDPEVERERLKKFQEQEKRRYNQEEKRFEIKHQKQLEELRATREGAIRELEQLQNEKRKALVEHETQKLKEIDERLQRELREWKEQLVPRKQKLVTKLEHMVDMYEQKHGPVPERSIFDGEIEVPVHLRNKSLSLSRGGFLGSLTRSRTFLSLSSDFSSRGFRGSAPDLSRSMPNTPITGTKQPNNHRVLMPTMSVESVIEESSSPQHSISSSASGNVSKIYIRDPYSSNNNNTEGTSVEIRRKEDTLLPRLSSTLPNKKYPRYSNESHITRVTLGGNSAPRSPVDETPTLTTFRPTSVDTSSIVVDRFKKPSNNVLLPKTKENILHSSSSFAIKRPSIVSPRSSITSAQSMHNIYEASASTSPTSSLSTLKSNWGPVRGSNSFADGVSLSSLSSYTIPRVSLANSSQRITINGKKPKELNGNSAD comes from the exons ATGTCTTTTATAAATAACCTGAAGAAGGTTTTCCACATCGGAGGTGGAGAAGCCAAAAAGAAACGGCTATATAACAATATCAAGATGGACACGGATCCAGCTGATTTCTGGGAAATGGTTGGAGAATTAGGTGATGGTGCATTTGGTAAAGTTTATAAAGCTCAGCATAAGGAAACGAGAAGATTTGCTGCAGCCAAAATGTGTACACTGGAGGATGAGGAGAACCTCAGTGATCATATGGTGGAGATTGATATTCTCTCGGAAATTAAGCATCCAAATATAGTGGAACTGTATGAAGCGTTTTCCCTCGACGATAAATTatgg ATGTTAATTGAGTACTGTGATGGCGGTGCCTTAGATAGTATTATGGTAGAATTGGAAAAACCTCTAACCGAACCTCAAATAGCCTATGTATGCAAACATATGACTGAAGGCTTGAGTTTTCTACACAAAAATAGAGTAATTCATCGAGACTTAAAGGCTGGTAATGTACTATTGACCATGGAAGGCGGTGTCAAGTTGG ctgatttcggGGTGTCAgctaaaaataaacacacactCCAGAAGCATGACACATTCATTGGTACGCCATACTGGATGGCTCCCGAATTAGTTCTATGCGAAACTTTTCGGGATAATCCATACGATTTGAAGGTTGATATTTGGTCGCTTGGTATTACTCTGATTGAATTGGCACAGATGGAACCACCAAATAGTGAAATGTCTCCAATGCGAGtacttttgaaaattcaaaaaagtgaaCCTCCTCGATTGGATCAGCCTTCTAGATATTCAAAGGACTTTAATGACTTTTTAAGTAAATCTTTAGTGAAG GATCCTTTGTTACGACCATCAACTGATAACTTAATGGCGCATCCATTTATAAATCGAAATCTTGATTGCAAGCCAATAAAAGATCTGCTTTTGGAATACAAAGCTGAAGTTGTTGAAGAAGAAGTTGTTGACGAAGAAGCCGAG GAACCCCGCAACTCTGCCCACCCACTCGACCTGGACGATGACTCTTCATCACAACAGAGCCAAGAAATCGATAAAC ttCCAGGCACTCCAACATCAGTGTCACAAACATCGAGGGACTCTAAAGAATCGTCACCAGCGATCCCGACTACTCCTACAGCATCAACAGCAACTCCACCACTACCTACAACACCAACTCCACAAACGGTTCCAGCACAAATTACAATACCACCAGCTCCAGCAGCAGCGGCGGCAACTGGTAAAGCGGAAAATAATGCCAAGTCTCAAGTTAAAACATCATTACCTCCGCCACCACCAACCGCAACTGTACAAGATAAAATTCCGCCACCACCAGCAATTGTGCAAAAGCAAATAAGTCCTCCTCCACCCCCGTCACAAAAATCAGCGCAACCACCCGCTGCTAGAGTTGATACCAAGGCAACTGCACCAGTACCACCAACGCCGATAAGTGAAATTACACCtgaaaatgaaaggaaaaaggTTGACAGTGCTGATGGAGAAAAGAAG gttattaaaaaagaaaagggtAAAgcgccaccaccaccaccattgATGATTATttcacaacaacaacagaagaaGGTCTCTGAGTCGCCAGAAATTAAAGATAACACAGATACAGCTGCTGCTCTTTTGAAGGATATTATCAAACCTCCACCAGAATTCGAAGAGGATATAAGCATCACACCGGTTATTAACAACAACATAATTGAAGAGGAGACATCATCAAACAAAGAAGAAACAATAACGGTTGAATTTAAAAAGAGTTCgaatgaagaaaaacaagttATACCGATAAGCAGAAGCAACTCGGGTGATGATCAGTTAAAACCACCGTCTCCGACTTCATCTTCATCAATATCAGTTACTTCTACTCCATCGAAAATTGTTTCTATGGGAACAACTACAACGACTTCTTCAAATACATCGCTTATCACAATTAATAGTGGCAGTGGAGAGGAAGATAATAAGAGCATCTTGCCCAATAGCCTTGCGTCGAATGTGAGTCAAATAACTGTCGTAACGAGCACGCATCCTCCCGTAATCATAGATAATCCTCAACAAAGAGTTGATACACCTACAAAATCAAATAGTAGCAGCAGTAGCGAAGTTATAATTGTATCCAACGAACTTAATAAGACACATGTAAATGAATCGTCAACAGATGATGATTATCCGTCATTGGATAGTTTGGAACATTCACCACGTAAACAGTCTAGCATGATTGTTATCAATGAAGACGAGGCTATGGGCAACGCACCGAAATCTGCAGCGGTTCCCACGAACGCTCGAAAATTAGATGAGAGCGAAGTACTGATAGTTAGCCCCAGTTTCGTAGATGAAGACTCTGCTTATAACACAGCCTCAGTAGGAGGCATGGACAATCATCTGTTAGACACTAGTCACGTTTCTGTGGTTACAGTTGGCGAAGAGATTAAAGTCAAAGACAGCAGCCACATTCGAACTGCTGAGTCAAGTAGTGATTTGTCGTCGGTGGGTCCGAGTGAATGTAGTGACGATACTCGTAGTAGTAACGAACACATTCTAGCAAAGCCAGCCAACAAAATGAACGGTGGACAGTTGGTAAAAACCACATCGGTCTCTGCGTCTCGTGAAGATGTCAGTATCATTGTGAATCACAAAAAGACTTTGCCAGAGAAGCGCATCTCCCCAGACAGCAGTGTAGGCTCAATGGAATCACGAACACATAGCGAATGCGGATCTGTAAGGTCTAGTGGCGGAACACCTATCCGCGGTGTGATCAAAATCGATCGCAGTGATGCCGAGAGTATTGCCACCACTACTAGTCATGATAGTCGAGAGCAGGAAGAGGATGTTATCATACGACGCAAACCCTCACCTCCAAAGGTGGTGCCGACCAAAGAGGAAATTGAGCTGCGTAATCTTCGCAAAAAGACCCGCAAACGTACCAGAAAGTTTGAAATTGATGGTGTGCAAGTGACCACGACCACAAGCCGAGTAATCTATGGCGATGATGAGACTGGCCGATTGTATGATGACCATGTGTTCAGAAAGCAGGAGCTGCGAGAGTTGAAATTGTTACAGAAGCaagaaaagaaacaacaaaatgaCTTGCAAATGAAGGAGCAAATGGCCAAAGAGCAACAAGATCGTCGTTTTGAACAAGAGCGTATAACTTTAGAAAAGACATACGAAAGTGATATGGATTCGTTGGCTCGGCAACAAAagcaattaattgaaaaaacagaacaaaatcAAGAAGCTGAGCTGCGTTCATCTTCGAAACGAATTCGCTCTGAGCAAGAACAAGAGTTGAAAATCTTCAGGGAAAATCTTAAACAAGAGATTCGTTTGCTTAAGCAAGAAATTGACTTGTTACCCAAGGAAAAACGAAAGGATGAGTTCAAGAAACGACGAGCAGCCATGGAACTAGATCACGAAGAAAAGGAGCGACAATTTTTGGATTCTCTGAAGGAACGTCACGAATTATTGTTGAGACGAATTAGTGAGAAGCATCGTGATCGTTTGGCAACAATCGATCGTAATTtcttacaacaaaaacaaaatgctaTGCGTACTCGGGAGGCTCTGATCTGGGAACTAGAAGAAAAACATTTGCACGAAAGACATCAATTATCGAAACGTCATGTTAAAGATATGTGCTTTATGCAGCGGCATCAAATGATTATTCGTCATGAAAAAGAACTTGATCAAGTGAAACGAATGTTGCAACGCAAAGAAGAAGATTTGTTAAAGAAGCAATCGGTTGAAAAGCGAGCTTTACCAAAACGTATCCGCGCCGAACGAAAAGCCAGAGATCTTATGTTTAGAGAATCGTTGAGGATATCAACAAATCTAGATCCTGAAGTTGAGAGAGAAAGATtgaaaaaa ttccaAGAACAAGAAAAGCGACGCTACAATCAAGAAGAGAAGCGTTTTGAAATCAAACACCAAAAACAACTGGAAGAATTGAGAGCTACTCGTGAAGGAGCAATAAG GGAACTGGAGCAACTGCAGAATGAGAAACGCAAGGCACTAGTCGAGCACGAGACTCAAAAATTAAAGGAGATCGATGAACGACTCCAAAGAGAGTTACGCGAGTGGAAGGAACAACTAGTTCCACGCAAACAA AAACTAGTGACCAAACTAGAGCATATGGTAGATATGTATGAACAAAAGCATGGACCGGTTCCAGAACGATCTATATTCGATGGTGAAATTGAAGTGCCAGTGCATTTGCGCAACAAAAGTTTGTCTTTGTCTCGTGGTGGTTTTCTAGGCAGTCTAACGCGATCTAGGACATTCCTAAGTCTTTCCTCAGACTTTTCAAGTAGAGGTTTCCGAGGCTCGGCACCGGATTTAAGTCGCAGTATGCCCAACACTCCTATCACGGGCACAAAACAACCAAACAATCATCGCGTTTTAATGCCAACTATGTCTGTGGAATCGGTAATTGAAGAATCATCTTCACCACAACATAGCATTTCATCATCGGCCAGTGGGAATGTTAGCAAAATTTATATTAGAGATCCATatagcagcaacaacaacaacactgaGGGAACCTCGGTCGAAATAAGACGCAAAGAAGATACATTACTCCCGCGTTTATCATCGACCCTTCCTAACAAAAAGTATCCTCGTTACAGTAACGAATCCCATATTACGAGAGTTACATTAGGAGGTAATTCTGCCCCCAGAAGTCCAGTTGATGAAACTCCAACTTTGACAACATTCCGTCCAACATCTGTTGATACTTCTTCCATTGTTGTGGATCGTTTTAAGAAACCATCTAACAATGTGTTATTGCCAAAGACCAAAGAAAATATTCTTCATTCATCGTCTTCATTTGCCATCAAACGACCATCTATAGTATCACCGAGATCCTCAATAACATCTGCTCAATCAATGCACAATATTTACGAAGCAAGTGCATCAACATCTCCTACTTCATCTTTATCAACGCTAAAATCAAACTGGGGACCAGTGCGTGGATCGAATAGTTTCGCTGATGGCGTTAGTTTATCGTCCCTTTCATCGTATACCATTCCAAGAGTGTCACTTGCAAATAGTAGCCAAAGAATCACAATAAATGGGAAAAAACCTAAAGAACTTAATGGAAATTCTGCTGACTAA
- the LOC129918901 gene encoding serine/threonine-protein kinase 10 isoform X1 translates to MSFINNLKKVFHIGGGEAKKKRLYNNIKMDTDPADFWEMVGELGDGAFGKVYKAQHKETRRFAAAKMCTLEDEENLSDHMVEIDILSEIKHPNIVELYEAFSLDDKLWMLIEYCDGGALDSIMVELEKPLTEPQIAYVCKHMTEGLSFLHKNRVIHRDLKAGNVLLTMEGGVKLADFGVSAKNKHTLQKHDTFIGTPYWMAPELVLCETFRDNPYDLKVDIWSLGITLIELAQMEPPNSEMSPMRVLLKIQKSEPPRLDQPSRYSKDFNDFLSKSLVKDPLLRPSTDNLMAHPFINRNLDCKPIKDLLLEYKAEVVEEEVVDEEAEEPRNSAHPLDLDDDSSSQQSQEIDKRKIPGTPTSVSQTSRDSKESSPAIPTTPTASTATPPLPTTPTPQTVPAQITIPPAPAAAAATGKAENNAKSQVKTSLPPPPPTATVQDKIPPPPAIVQKQISPPPPPSQKSAQPPAARVDTKATAPVPPTPISEITPENERKKVDSADGEKKVIKKEKGKAPPPPPLMIISQQQQKKVSESPEIKDNTDTAAALLKDIIKPPPEFEEDISITPVINNNIIEEETSSNKEETITVEFKKSSNEEKQVIPISRSNSGDDQLKPPSPTSSSSISVTSTPSKIVSMGTTTTTSSNTSLITINSGSGEEDNKSILPNSLASNVSQITVVTSTHPPVIIDNPQQRVDTPTKSNSSSSSEVIIVSNELNKTHVNESSTDDDYPSLDSLEHSPRKQSSMIVINEDEAMGNAPKSAAVPTNARKLDESEVLIVSPSFVDEDSAYNTASVGGMDNHLLDTSHVSVVTVGEEIKVKDSSHIRTAESSSDLSSVGPSECSDDTRSSNEHILAKPANKMNGGQLVKTTSVSASREDVSIIVNHKKTLPEKRISPDSSVGSMESRTHSECGSVRSSGGTPIRGVIKIDRSDAESIATTTSHDSREQEEDVIIRRKPSPPKVVPTKEEIELRNLRKKTRKRTRKFEIDGVQVTTTTSRVIYGDDETGRLYDDHVFRKQELRELKLLQKQEKKQQNDLQMKEQMAKEQQDRRFEQERITLEKTYESDMDSLARQQKQLIEKTEQNQEAELRSSSKRIRSEQEQELKIFRENLKQEIRLLKQEIDLLPKEKRKDEFKKRRAAMELDHEEKERQFLDSLKERHELLLRRISEKHRDRLATIDRNFLQQKQNAMRTREALIWELEEKHLHERHQLSKRHVKDMCFMQRHQMIIRHEKELDQVKRMLQRKEEDLLKKQSVEKRALPKRIRAERKARDLMFRESLRISTNLDPEVERERLKKFQEQEKRRYNQEEKRFEIKHQKQLEELRATREGAIRELEQLQNEKRKALVEHETQKLKEIDERLQRELREWKEQLVPRKQKLVTKLEHMVDMYEQKHGPVPERSIFDGEIEVPVHLRNKSLSLSRGGFLGSLTRSRTFLSLSSDFSSRGFRGSAPDLSRSMPNTPITGTKQPNNHRVLMPTMSVESVIEESSSPQHSISSSASGNVSKIYIRDPYSSNNNNTEGTSVEIRRKEDTLLPRLSSTLPNKKYPRYSNESHITRVTLGGNSAPRSPVDETPTLTTFRPTSVDTSSIVVDRFKKPSNNVLLPKTKENILHSSSSFAIKRPSIVSPRSSITSAQSMHNIYEASASTSPTSSLSTLKSNWGPVRGSNSFADGVSLSSLSSYTIPRVSLANSSQRITINGKKPKELNGNSAD, encoded by the exons ATGTCTTTTATAAATAACCTGAAGAAGGTTTTCCACATCGGAGGTGGAGAAGCCAAAAAGAAACGGCTATATAACAATATCAAGATGGACACGGATCCAGCTGATTTCTGGGAAATGGTTGGAGAATTAGGTGATGGTGCATTTGGTAAAGTTTATAAAGCTCAGCATAAGGAAACGAGAAGATTTGCTGCAGCCAAAATGTGTACACTGGAGGATGAGGAGAACCTCAGTGATCATATGGTGGAGATTGATATTCTCTCGGAAATTAAGCATCCAAATATAGTGGAACTGTATGAAGCGTTTTCCCTCGACGATAAATTatgg ATGTTAATTGAGTACTGTGATGGCGGTGCCTTAGATAGTATTATGGTAGAATTGGAAAAACCTCTAACCGAACCTCAAATAGCCTATGTATGCAAACATATGACTGAAGGCTTGAGTTTTCTACACAAAAATAGAGTAATTCATCGAGACTTAAAGGCTGGTAATGTACTATTGACCATGGAAGGCGGTGTCAAGTTGG ctgatttcggGGTGTCAgctaaaaataaacacacactCCAGAAGCATGACACATTCATTGGTACGCCATACTGGATGGCTCCCGAATTAGTTCTATGCGAAACTTTTCGGGATAATCCATACGATTTGAAGGTTGATATTTGGTCGCTTGGTATTACTCTGATTGAATTGGCACAGATGGAACCACCAAATAGTGAAATGTCTCCAATGCGAGtacttttgaaaattcaaaaaagtgaaCCTCCTCGATTGGATCAGCCTTCTAGATATTCAAAGGACTTTAATGACTTTTTAAGTAAATCTTTAGTGAAG GATCCTTTGTTACGACCATCAACTGATAACTTAATGGCGCATCCATTTATAAATCGAAATCTTGATTGCAAGCCAATAAAAGATCTGCTTTTGGAATACAAAGCTGAAGTTGTTGAAGAAGAAGTTGTTGACGAAGAAGCCGAG GAACCCCGCAACTCTGCCCACCCACTCGACCTGGACGATGACTCTTCATCACAACAGAGCCAAGAAATCGATAAACGTAAGA ttCCAGGCACTCCAACATCAGTGTCACAAACATCGAGGGACTCTAAAGAATCGTCACCAGCGATCCCGACTACTCCTACAGCATCAACAGCAACTCCACCACTACCTACAACACCAACTCCACAAACGGTTCCAGCACAAATTACAATACCACCAGCTCCAGCAGCAGCGGCGGCAACTGGTAAAGCGGAAAATAATGCCAAGTCTCAAGTTAAAACATCATTACCTCCGCCACCACCAACCGCAACTGTACAAGATAAAATTCCGCCACCACCAGCAATTGTGCAAAAGCAAATAAGTCCTCCTCCACCCCCGTCACAAAAATCAGCGCAACCACCCGCTGCTAGAGTTGATACCAAGGCAACTGCACCAGTACCACCAACGCCGATAAGTGAAATTACACCtgaaaatgaaaggaaaaaggTTGACAGTGCTGATGGAGAAAAGAAG gttattaaaaaagaaaagggtAAAgcgccaccaccaccaccattgATGATTATttcacaacaacaacagaagaaGGTCTCTGAGTCGCCAGAAATTAAAGATAACACAGATACAGCTGCTGCTCTTTTGAAGGATATTATCAAACCTCCACCAGAATTCGAAGAGGATATAAGCATCACACCGGTTATTAACAACAACATAATTGAAGAGGAGACATCATCAAACAAAGAAGAAACAATAACGGTTGAATTTAAAAAGAGTTCgaatgaagaaaaacaagttATACCGATAAGCAGAAGCAACTCGGGTGATGATCAGTTAAAACCACCGTCTCCGACTTCATCTTCATCAATATCAGTTACTTCTACTCCATCGAAAATTGTTTCTATGGGAACAACTACAACGACTTCTTCAAATACATCGCTTATCACAATTAATAGTGGCAGTGGAGAGGAAGATAATAAGAGCATCTTGCCCAATAGCCTTGCGTCGAATGTGAGTCAAATAACTGTCGTAACGAGCACGCATCCTCCCGTAATCATAGATAATCCTCAACAAAGAGTTGATACACCTACAAAATCAAATAGTAGCAGCAGTAGCGAAGTTATAATTGTATCCAACGAACTTAATAAGACACATGTAAATGAATCGTCAACAGATGATGATTATCCGTCATTGGATAGTTTGGAACATTCACCACGTAAACAGTCTAGCATGATTGTTATCAATGAAGACGAGGCTATGGGCAACGCACCGAAATCTGCAGCGGTTCCCACGAACGCTCGAAAATTAGATGAGAGCGAAGTACTGATAGTTAGCCCCAGTTTCGTAGATGAAGACTCTGCTTATAACACAGCCTCAGTAGGAGGCATGGACAATCATCTGTTAGACACTAGTCACGTTTCTGTGGTTACAGTTGGCGAAGAGATTAAAGTCAAAGACAGCAGCCACATTCGAACTGCTGAGTCAAGTAGTGATTTGTCGTCGGTGGGTCCGAGTGAATGTAGTGACGATACTCGTAGTAGTAACGAACACATTCTAGCAAAGCCAGCCAACAAAATGAACGGTGGACAGTTGGTAAAAACCACATCGGTCTCTGCGTCTCGTGAAGATGTCAGTATCATTGTGAATCACAAAAAGACTTTGCCAGAGAAGCGCATCTCCCCAGACAGCAGTGTAGGCTCAATGGAATCACGAACACATAGCGAATGCGGATCTGTAAGGTCTAGTGGCGGAACACCTATCCGCGGTGTGATCAAAATCGATCGCAGTGATGCCGAGAGTATTGCCACCACTACTAGTCATGATAGTCGAGAGCAGGAAGAGGATGTTATCATACGACGCAAACCCTCACCTCCAAAGGTGGTGCCGACCAAAGAGGAAATTGAGCTGCGTAATCTTCGCAAAAAGACCCGCAAACGTACCAGAAAGTTTGAAATTGATGGTGTGCAAGTGACCACGACCACAAGCCGAGTAATCTATGGCGATGATGAGACTGGCCGATTGTATGATGACCATGTGTTCAGAAAGCAGGAGCTGCGAGAGTTGAAATTGTTACAGAAGCaagaaaagaaacaacaaaatgaCTTGCAAATGAAGGAGCAAATGGCCAAAGAGCAACAAGATCGTCGTTTTGAACAAGAGCGTATAACTTTAGAAAAGACATACGAAAGTGATATGGATTCGTTGGCTCGGCAACAAAagcaattaattgaaaaaacagaacaaaatcAAGAAGCTGAGCTGCGTTCATCTTCGAAACGAATTCGCTCTGAGCAAGAACAAGAGTTGAAAATCTTCAGGGAAAATCTTAAACAAGAGATTCGTTTGCTTAAGCAAGAAATTGACTTGTTACCCAAGGAAAAACGAAAGGATGAGTTCAAGAAACGACGAGCAGCCATGGAACTAGATCACGAAGAAAAGGAGCGACAATTTTTGGATTCTCTGAAGGAACGTCACGAATTATTGTTGAGACGAATTAGTGAGAAGCATCGTGATCGTTTGGCAACAATCGATCGTAATTtcttacaacaaaaacaaaatgctaTGCGTACTCGGGAGGCTCTGATCTGGGAACTAGAAGAAAAACATTTGCACGAAAGACATCAATTATCGAAACGTCATGTTAAAGATATGTGCTTTATGCAGCGGCATCAAATGATTATTCGTCATGAAAAAGAACTTGATCAAGTGAAACGAATGTTGCAACGCAAAGAAGAAGATTTGTTAAAGAAGCAATCGGTTGAAAAGCGAGCTTTACCAAAACGTATCCGCGCCGAACGAAAAGCCAGAGATCTTATGTTTAGAGAATCGTTGAGGATATCAACAAATCTAGATCCTGAAGTTGAGAGAGAAAGATtgaaaaaa ttccaAGAACAAGAAAAGCGACGCTACAATCAAGAAGAGAAGCGTTTTGAAATCAAACACCAAAAACAACTGGAAGAATTGAGAGCTACTCGTGAAGGAGCAATAAG GGAACTGGAGCAACTGCAGAATGAGAAACGCAAGGCACTAGTCGAGCACGAGACTCAAAAATTAAAGGAGATCGATGAACGACTCCAAAGAGAGTTACGCGAGTGGAAGGAACAACTAGTTCCACGCAAACAA AAACTAGTGACCAAACTAGAGCATATGGTAGATATGTATGAACAAAAGCATGGACCGGTTCCAGAACGATCTATATTCGATGGTGAAATTGAAGTGCCAGTGCATTTGCGCAACAAAAGTTTGTCTTTGTCTCGTGGTGGTTTTCTAGGCAGTCTAACGCGATCTAGGACATTCCTAAGTCTTTCCTCAGACTTTTCAAGTAGAGGTTTCCGAGGCTCGGCACCGGATTTAAGTCGCAGTATGCCCAACACTCCTATCACGGGCACAAAACAACCAAACAATCATCGCGTTTTAATGCCAACTATGTCTGTGGAATCGGTAATTGAAGAATCATCTTCACCACAACATAGCATTTCATCATCGGCCAGTGGGAATGTTAGCAAAATTTATATTAGAGATCCATatagcagcaacaacaacaacactgaGGGAACCTCGGTCGAAATAAGACGCAAAGAAGATACATTACTCCCGCGTTTATCATCGACCCTTCCTAACAAAAAGTATCCTCGTTACAGTAACGAATCCCATATTACGAGAGTTACATTAGGAGGTAATTCTGCCCCCAGAAGTCCAGTTGATGAAACTCCAACTTTGACAACATTCCGTCCAACATCTGTTGATACTTCTTCCATTGTTGTGGATCGTTTTAAGAAACCATCTAACAATGTGTTATTGCCAAAGACCAAAGAAAATATTCTTCATTCATCGTCTTCATTTGCCATCAAACGACCATCTATAGTATCACCGAGATCCTCAATAACATCTGCTCAATCAATGCACAATATTTACGAAGCAAGTGCATCAACATCTCCTACTTCATCTTTATCAACGCTAAAATCAAACTGGGGACCAGTGCGTGGATCGAATAGTTTCGCTGATGGCGTTAGTTTATCGTCCCTTTCATCGTATACCATTCCAAGAGTGTCACTTGCAAATAGTAGCCAAAGAATCACAATAAATGGGAAAAAACCTAAAGAACTTAATGGAAATTCTGCTGACTAA